From Nymphalis io chromosome 10, ilAglIoxx1.1, whole genome shotgun sequence, a single genomic window includes:
- the LOC126771489 gene encoding transmembrane protein 147 — MTLYHFGNCLALVYAPYHMAYKFSGISEYATFSKCVYAGGLYIFTQLCKMLLLATFFPDSDNVQGAEYDIFLEILKATVDLADLLGLYFALNSIPGKGHAKILTAAIGWASAEVLVTRSILLWVGARGSEFDWRYVRSCAESNVALLQHASTAALVWLWTRSDLPRKHFPIVVTLLAISPYKSLIEEAIASIFSLSAWALLGLRTVHTTVIGLTALAMYAVLAQQIGI, encoded by the exons atgactTTATATCACTTTGGGAATTGTTTAGCGTTAGTTTACGCACCATATCATATGGCTTATAAGTTTTCAGGAAT ATCTGAATATGCAACATTTTCGAAATGCGTATATGCCGGAGGACTGTATATATTCACACAGCTTTGTAAAATGTTGCTTTTAGCGACCTTTTTCCCCGATTCCGATAACGTTCAAGGCGCTGAATATGATATATTTCTT GAAATTCTAAAAGCCACAGTTGATCTTGCTGATCTTCTCGGCTTATACTTTGCTCTGAATTCAATACCGGGGAAAGGACATGCTAAGATCTTGACTGCAGCTATAGGTTGGGCTAGTGCTGAG GTGCTAGTGACCCGCAGCATTCTCCTATGGGTCGGTGCAAGGGGTTCAGAGTTTGACTGGCGATATGTGCGATCTTGTGCTGAGTCCAACGTAGCATTATTGCAGCATGCCTCTACTGCTGCCCTAGTGTGGCTCTGGACCCGCAGTGACCTGCCTCGTAAACACTTCCCCATAGTTGTTACACTTTTAGCGATATCTCCATACAAAAGTCTCATAGAAGAAGCCATTGCTAGTATATTTTCTCTCAGTGCTTGGGCTTTATTAGGTCTTCGTACTGTACACACCACTGTAATTGGCCTTACCGCATTAGCTATGTATGCAGTCTTAGCTCAGCAAATCGGAATATAA